Proteins found in one Populus alba chromosome 14, ASM523922v2, whole genome shotgun sequence genomic segment:
- the LOC118041720 gene encoding transcription factor TGA7, with product MGSTSTQIAAMRGMGFYEPFHQISSWGHAYRDDGSLNIGPSTIVQVDAGLDNKTEHVSHESMEPSRSDQEAHKPADKIQRRLAQNREAARKSRLRKKAYVQQLESSRLKLAQLEQELERARHQGAYIGGSASDSSHLGFSGTGNPGIATFEMEYGHWVEEQLKQVSELRNALQAHITDIELRILVENGLNHYNNLFRMKTDAAKADVFYLISGKWRTSVERFFMWIGGFRPSELLNVLMPQLEPLTDQQLADVCNLRQSSQQAEDALTQGIDKLQQTLSQSIAADVMGGGGYGDQMAGAIQSLEALEVFVNQADHLRQQTLQHMSRILTIRQAARGLLALGEYFHRLRALSSLWAARPCEPA from the exons ATGGGCTCTACATCAACTCAAATTGCTGCCATGAGAGGAATGGGTTTTTATGAGCCCTTTCACCAGATTAGCTCATGGGGACACGCCTATAGAGATGATGGTAGCCTAAACATTGGTCCATCCACAATTGTACAGGTGGATGCTGGGCTAGACAACAAG ACTGAACATGTTTCACATGAATCAATGGAACCATCCAGAAGTGATCAAGAAGCGCACAAACCTGCTGATaag ATACAAAGACGTTTGGCACAAAATCGTGAAGCTGCTCGCAAAAGTCGCTTGCGGAAAAAG GCCTATGTTCAACAATTAGAATCCAGCCGTTTGAAGTTGGCCCAGTTGGAGCAGGAACTTGAAAGAGCTAGGCACCAG GGTGCTTACATAGGAGGCAGTGCATCAGATTCTAGTCATTTGGGATTTTCAGGAACAGGAAAtccag GAATTGCTACATTTGAGATGGAATATGGACATTGGGTTGAAGAACAACTCAAACAAGTTTCTGAACTTAGGAATGCATTGCAAGCTCATATAACTGATATTGAGCTCCGGATCCTAGTTGAGAATGGCTTGAATCACTATAACAATCTTTTCCGCATGAAAACAGATGCTGCGAAGGCTGATGTATTCTATCTGATTTCTGGAAAATGGAGAACATCAGTAGAACGCTTCTTTATGTGGATCGGAGGATTCCGCCCATCAGAACTTCTAAAT GTTCTCATGCCACAACTTGAGCCTTTGACTGATCAACAGCTTGCGGATGTCTGTAACCTTCGTCAATCTTCTCAGCAAGCTGAAGATGCTCTAACTCAAGGAATTGATAAACTCCAGCAGACCCTGTCCCAAAGCATAGCAGCTGATGTAATGGGTGGTGGGGGTTATGGGGATCAGATGGCTGGCGCAATACAGAGTTTGGAAGCGCTTGAGGTATTTGTGAACCAG GCTGATCACCTTCGGCAACAAACTCTGCAGCACATGTCTCGGATCTTAACAATACGTCAAGCAGCCCGAGGTTTACTTGCATTAGGAGAGTACTTCCACCGTCTTCGTGCTCTCAGTTCTCTATGGGCTGCTCGTCCTTGTGAACCTGCCTAG
- the LOC118041721 gene encoding phosphopantothenate--cysteine ligase 2, translating to MDSRNGSVSETPLDAEIESFFDSAPPLKDSAGIIKKLKEFIEYNSTPPGKGSPRRVVCVTSGGTTVPLEQRCVRYIDNFSSGHRGATSTEYFIKAGYAVIFLYRRGTFQPYCQSLPEDPLLECFECSEDSTIQVRQPHTEAVKRAVSDHHAAIAGGHLLKLPFTTIFEYLQILQSIAMSMKDLGSLAVFYLAAAVSDFYVPWKSMAEHKIQSASGPLDMRLVQVPKMLSALKKEWAPMAFCISFKLETDSKILLEKAEMALKKYRMHMVVANELSTRKEEVTVVTGNEKILVCRDKTQADSDVEEPLIELIVGRHSAYVKDSDL from the exons ATGGATTCTAGAAATGGGTCAGTATCTGAAACTCCATTGGATGCAGAAATCGAATCATTTTTTGATTCGGCTCCTCCTCTAAAAGACAGTGCTGGGATTATAAAGAAATTGAAGGAATTCATTGAATACAATTCTACTCCACCTG GAAAGGGGAGTCCTAGAAGGGTTGTGTGTGTGACATCTGGTGGCACCACAGTTCCATTGGAGCAACGTTGCGTCCGTTACATTGATAATTTCAGCTCAGGCCATAGAGGAGCTACTTCTACCGA ATATTTTATCAAGGCTGGGTATGctgttatctttttatatagGAG AGGAACTTTCCAGCCTTATTGCCAATCTCTTCCTGAGGATCCGTTACTTGAATGCTTTGAGTGCTCTGAAGACTCTACTATTCAAG TGCGCCAACCACACACCGAAGCAGTGAAGAGAGCTGTTAGTGATCATCATGCT GCTATAGCTGGAGGTCACCTGTTAAAACTTCCATTTACAACCATATTTGAGTATCTTCAG ATTTTACAAAGCATTGCAATGTCAATGAAGGATCTTGGGTCGCTTGCTGTGTTTTATCTTGCTGCTGCTGTATCTGACTTTTATGTTCCATGGAAGAGCATG GCAGAGCACAAGATTCAGTCAGCATCTGGTCCTCTGGACATGCGACTAGTGCAGGTCCCGAAAATGCTCTCAGCACTGAAGAAAGAATGGGCTCCCATGGCCTTCTGCATATCATTCAAG cttGAGACAGATTCAAAGATTCTTTTGGAGAAAGCTGAAATGGCTCTTAAAAAGTACAGAATGCATATGGTTGTTGCAAATGAGCTTTCGACTCGCAAAGAGGAAGTTACAGTTGTCACTGGTAATGAAAAGATTCTCGTGTGTCGTGACAAGACTCAGGCTGATTCTGATGTGGAAGAACCCCTCATTGAATTAATTGTGGGCAGGCATTCAGCTTATGTTAAGGATTCTGATTTATGA
- the LOC118041699 gene encoding ABSCISIC ACID-INSENSITIVE 5-like protein 2, whose amino-acid sequence MDNNRPLVPSNGAQGQQFPSLPGQESLYNLTFDEVNDQIGNVRKPLNAVNIDELRNVISVEESQLLQNPPSSSSSSSSSSTFLFLGNYNLNGTSSRKTIDDMWQEIANEGHVKVFDNQIVRQQLDETTLEDFLVRAGVINKGNQNEVFSHQPIMEVDPMVVGSQQTDLLPFQMASVQQQQMTLLDSNFHMFEAVSGHNPVVDVGYSDNRLPMPMPVSAMSATSSDSRMAAGKQCRYTDEMMKKTIERRRNRMIKNRESAARSRAKKQAYTSQLEHAVFHSRKTNNRLKKEKELEIIFLSSDQAPMPRFQLRRTSSASF is encoded by the exons ATGGATAATAATAGACCTTTGGTGCCATCAAATGGAGCCCAGGGGCAACAATTCCCATCTCTGCCTGGACAGGAGTCCTTATACAATCTCACATTTGATGAGGTGAATGATCAGATCGGAAATGTAAGGAAGCCTTTGAATGCTGTGAATATTGATGAGCTAAGAAATGTGATATCCGTTGAAGAGAGTCAGCTGTTGCAAAATCCTCCTTCGTCTTCGTCTTCGTCTTCTTCCTCGTCCACTTTCCTCTTTCTTGGGAATTATAATCTTAACGGAACATCAAGTAGGAAAACTATCGATGATATGTGGCAGGAAATTGCCAACGAAGGACATGTAAAGGTCTTCGATAACCAAATAGTTCGGCAACAACTTGACGAAACTACACTTGAGGATTTTCTAGTTCGCGCGGGTGTAATCaacaaaggaaatcaaaatgaAGTATTTAGCCATCAACCAATTATGGAGGTTGATCCAATGGTTGTGGGGTCACAGCAGACAGATTTGTTACCATTTCAGATGGCTTCTGTGCAGCAGCAACAGATGACATTGTTGGATTCAAATTTTCATATGTTTGAAGCTGTTTCTGGTCACAACCCTGTTGTGGATGTTGGATACTCGGATAACCGACTGCCTATGCCTATGCCAGTGTCAGCAATGTCAGCAACATCTTCAGATTCTCGGATGGCTGCTGGAAAGCAGTGTCGTTATACAGatgagatgatgaagaagacTATTGAGAGGAGGCGGAATAGGATGATCAAGAATCGAGAGTCGGCAGCAAGGTCAAGAGCAAAGAAACAG GCCTATACCAGCCAGTTGGAGCATGCAGTGTTtcattcaagaaaaacaaataacaggCTCAAGAAGGAAAAG GAATTGGAGATCATATTCTTATCGTCTGATCAAGCTCCCATGCCGCGCTTCCAGCTACGGCGAACCAGCTCAGCTTCATTCTAG
- the LOC118041722 gene encoding uncharacterized protein: protein MSSSSSSLRTTCRPHTVLTSFMCSSGSRHQPRSRIRVSFRPPPDGNKPPPSFFSPWLIHTNNNDPWFRVNHKRTIVRAWTEPKSPYETLELERDAEEEDIKVAYRRLAKYFHPDVYDGRGTLEEGETAETRFIKIQAAYELLMDDEKRSQYDMDNRVNPMKASEAWMEWLMKKRKAFDQRGDMAIMAWAEQQQREMNLRVRRLSRTKTDPDEERRILAKEKKASMEYFSSTMTRHTLVLKKRDLMRKKAEEKKNGPLASF from the exons atgagcagcagcagcagcagtttGAGAACGACATGCAGGCCTCATACAGTTTTAACGTCATTCATGTGCAGTAGCGGTAGCAGGCACCAACCTCGATCCAGAATTAGGGTTTCCTTTCGACCCCCCCCTGATGGCAACAAGCCTCCTCCCTCTTTCTTCTCTCCTTGGCTTATTCACACCAATAACAACGACCCCTGGTTCCGCGTTAATCACAAGAGAACTATCGTTCGTGCCTGGACCGAGCCTAAATCTCCATACGAAACCCTAG AATTGGAAAGGGATGCTGAAGAAGAGGATATAAAGGTTGCTTATAGACGGTTGGCCAAATATTTTCATCCAGATG tttatgaCGGAAGAGGCACTCTTGAGGAAGGAGAAACAGCTGAAACTAGATTCATCAAGATTCAAGCTGCATATGAGTTGCTAATGGATGACGAGAAGCGAAGTCAATATGATATGGATAACAGAGTAAATCCAATGAAG GCCTCAGAAGCATGGATGGAGTGgcttatgaaaaaaagaaaagcttttGATCAACGGGGTGATATGGCCATCATGGCTTGGGCTGAGCAACAGCAGCGTGAGATGAATCTCCGTGTACGCCGTCTTTCTCGGACAAAG ACTGACCCTGATGAAGAGAGACGGATTCtagcaaaagagaaaaaggcATCCATGGAATACTTTTCCAGCACAATGACGCGTCACACACTTGTGTTGAAGAAAAGGGATTTGATGCGAAAGAAagcagaggaaaaaaaaaacggtcCATTAGCCAGCTTTTAG